In a genomic window of Deinococcus roseus:
- a CDS encoding recombinase family protein has protein sequence MSFVSSENSGPKVGYARVSTRDQNLNLQEDALTRAGCLRIFKDTSSGAKKDRPGLSEALNYLRAGDTLVVWKLDRLGRSLQHLIEVVTVLNEKKVNLLVLQEGINTSTANGKLFFHIFGALAEFERDLIRERTQAGLDAARARGRQGGRKSALSEDRQQVVLELLRNPAHSVKEIAETFGVSERCIYRLKAKHRKKSKE, from the coding sequence ATGAGTTTTGTCAGTTCAGAAAACAGCGGCCCTAAGGTTGGGTATGCCCGGGTTTCCACCCGGGATCAAAACCTAAACCTCCAAGAAGACGCCCTCACCCGCGCCGGTTGCCTCAGGATCTTCAAAGACACCAGCAGTGGAGCCAAGAAAGACCGTCCAGGACTGTCAGAGGCTTTGAACTACCTGCGTGCTGGAGACACCCTGGTTGTTTGGAAACTCGATCGCCTTGGGCGGAGTCTGCAGCACCTGATCGAAGTGGTCACTGTGCTGAACGAGAAAAAAGTGAACCTGCTGGTGCTACAAGAAGGCATCAACACCTCCACAGCCAATGGCAAATTGTTCTTCCATATCTTCGGAGCCCTGGCCGAATTTGAAAGGGACCTCATCCGCGAAAGAACCCAGGCAGGGCTGGATGCGGCAAGGGCCAGAGGGCGTCAGGGTGGGAGAAAATCAGCTTTGTCAGAGGACCGGCAACAGGTGGTTCTGGAACTACTGCGCAACCCAGCGCATTCAGTGAAGGAGATTGCGGAGACGTTTGGAGTGTCAGAGCGCTGCATCTACCGCCTCAAGGCCAAACACCGCAAGAAATCCAAAGAATAG